From the Oryzias latipes chromosome 22, ASM223467v1 genome, one window contains:
- the bmp4 gene encoding bone morphogenetic protein 4 isoform X2, with protein MIPGNRMLMVILISQVLLGESNHASLIPEEGKKKVPGLQGRSTAQSHELLRDFEATLLHMFGLKKRPRPSKAAAVPRYLLDLYRLQSGEAEDVEAHEIPFEYPEKSASRANTVRGFHHEEHMERIHEVDDAESIRLRFLFNLSSIPEDELLSSAELRLYRQQLGEANDDSPLNDQGLHRINIYEVLKPPRPGQLITQLLDTRLVRHNASRWESFDVSPAVLRWTRERLPNYGLAVEILHLNQTPHNQHRHVRISRSLHQEPGEDWDQVRPLLVTFGHDGKGHSLTRRTKRSPKPRGRKRNRNCRRHTLYVDFSDVGWNDWIVAPPGYQAYYCHGECPFPLADHLNSTNHAIVQTLVNSVNNNIPKACCVPTELSAISMLYLDEYDKVVLKNYQEMVVEGCGCR; from the exons ATGATTCCTGGTAATCGAATGCTGATGGTCATTTTAATATCCCAAGTCCTGCTGGGAGAGAGCAACCATGCTAGTCTGATACCCGAAGAAGGGAAAAAGAAAGTACCTGGCCTGCAGGGTCGCTCGACCGCTCAGAGCCATGAACTTTTACGGGACTTTGAGGCCACACTGTTGCACATGTTTGGCCTCAAAAAGCGCCCGCGTCCAAGCAAAGCTGCCGCCGTGCCTCGTTACCTGCTGGATCTCTATCGACTGCAGTCAGGGGAGGCTGAAGACGTAGAGGCACACGAAATTCCTTTTGAGTATCCCGAGAAGTCAGCCAGCCGAGCCAACACCGTGAGGGGCTTCCACCATGAAG agCACATGGAGAGGATACACGAAGTGGATGATGCAGAATCCATCCGTCTTCGCTTCCTGTTCAACCTTAGTAGCATTCCAGAGGACGAGCTGCTGTCTTCCGCAGAGCTGCGACTCTACCGTCAGCAGCTGGGCGAGGCCAACGATGATAGCCCCCTAAACGACCAGGGCCTTCATCGGATAAACATATACGAGGTGCTTAAACCCCCGCGGCCCGGGCAGCTTATCACGCAGCTTCTGGACACCCGGCTTGTGCGCCACAACGCTTCGCGTTGGGAGAGCTTTGACGTCAGCCCCGCTGTGCTACGTTGGACTCGGGAACGGCTCCCTAATTATGGACTGGCTGTGGAGATTCTCCACCTTAATCAGACTCCACACAACCAGCACCGACATGTCCGCATCAGCCGTTCCTTACACCAGGAGCCAGGAGAGGACTGGGACCAGGTACGCCCTCTTCTGGTTACCTTTGGCCACGATGGAAAGGGTCACTCATTGACACGCCGGACAAAACGCAGCCCCAAACCACGAGGGCGTAAACGAAACCGCAACTGCCGGCGCCATACTCTGTATGTGGACTTTAGCGATGTAGGCTGGAATGACTGGATAGTGGCACCTCCTGGTTACCAGGCCTATTACTGCCACGGAGAGTGCCCTTTTCCGCTGGCAGATCATCTGAACTCAACTAACCACGCCATCGTGCAGACACTGGTGAACTCTGTGAACAACAACATTCCCAAGGCCTGCTGCGTACCAACAGAGCTCAGCGCCATCTCAATGCTATACCTAGACGAATATGACAAGGTGGTCCTAAAAAACTACCAGGAAATGGTAGTGGAAGGCTGCGGCTGCCGCTGA
- the bmp4 gene encoding bone morphogenetic protein 4 isoform X1 — translation MFSCRLPTPPNISWKNVSIACSQQTWTVFPCSIFCRDIMIPGNRMLMVILISQVLLGESNHASLIPEEGKKKVPGLQGRSTAQSHELLRDFEATLLHMFGLKKRPRPSKAAAVPRYLLDLYRLQSGEAEDVEAHEIPFEYPEKSASRANTVRGFHHEEHMERIHEVDDAESIRLRFLFNLSSIPEDELLSSAELRLYRQQLGEANDDSPLNDQGLHRINIYEVLKPPRPGQLITQLLDTRLVRHNASRWESFDVSPAVLRWTRERLPNYGLAVEILHLNQTPHNQHRHVRISRSLHQEPGEDWDQVRPLLVTFGHDGKGHSLTRRTKRSPKPRGRKRNRNCRRHTLYVDFSDVGWNDWIVAPPGYQAYYCHGECPFPLADHLNSTNHAIVQTLVNSVNNNIPKACCVPTELSAISMLYLDEYDKVVLKNYQEMVVEGCGCR, via the exons ATGTTCTCCTGCCGCCTCCCCACACCACCTaatatttcctggaaaaacGTGTCCATTGCCTGCTCCCAACAAACATGGACTGTTTTCCCATGCTCTATTTTCTGTCG AGACATCATGATTCCTGGTAATCGAATGCTGATGGTCATTTTAATATCCCAAGTCCTGCTGGGAGAGAGCAACCATGCTAGTCTGATACCCGAAGAAGGGAAAAAGAAAGTACCTGGCCTGCAGGGTCGCTCGACCGCTCAGAGCCATGAACTTTTACGGGACTTTGAGGCCACACTGTTGCACATGTTTGGCCTCAAAAAGCGCCCGCGTCCAAGCAAAGCTGCCGCCGTGCCTCGTTACCTGCTGGATCTCTATCGACTGCAGTCAGGGGAGGCTGAAGACGTAGAGGCACACGAAATTCCTTTTGAGTATCCCGAGAAGTCAGCCAGCCGAGCCAACACCGTGAGGGGCTTCCACCATGAAG agCACATGGAGAGGATACACGAAGTGGATGATGCAGAATCCATCCGTCTTCGCTTCCTGTTCAACCTTAGTAGCATTCCAGAGGACGAGCTGCTGTCTTCCGCAGAGCTGCGACTCTACCGTCAGCAGCTGGGCGAGGCCAACGATGATAGCCCCCTAAACGACCAGGGCCTTCATCGGATAAACATATACGAGGTGCTTAAACCCCCGCGGCCCGGGCAGCTTATCACGCAGCTTCTGGACACCCGGCTTGTGCGCCACAACGCTTCGCGTTGGGAGAGCTTTGACGTCAGCCCCGCTGTGCTACGTTGGACTCGGGAACGGCTCCCTAATTATGGACTGGCTGTGGAGATTCTCCACCTTAATCAGACTCCACACAACCAGCACCGACATGTCCGCATCAGCCGTTCCTTACACCAGGAGCCAGGAGAGGACTGGGACCAGGTACGCCCTCTTCTGGTTACCTTTGGCCACGATGGAAAGGGTCACTCATTGACACGCCGGACAAAACGCAGCCCCAAACCACGAGGGCGTAAACGAAACCGCAACTGCCGGCGCCATACTCTGTATGTGGACTTTAGCGATGTAGGCTGGAATGACTGGATAGTGGCACCTCCTGGTTACCAGGCCTATTACTGCCACGGAGAGTGCCCTTTTCCGCTGGCAGATCATCTGAACTCAACTAACCACGCCATCGTGCAGACACTGGTGAACTCTGTGAACAACAACATTCCCAAGGCCTGCTGCGTACCAACAGAGCTCAGCGCCATCTCAATGCTATACCTAGACGAATATGACAAGGTGGTCCTAAAAAACTACCAGGAAATGGTAGTGGAAGGCTGCGGCTGCCGCTGA